Proteins encoded together in one Lathamus discolor isolate bLatDis1 chromosome 3, bLatDis1.hap1, whole genome shotgun sequence window:
- the CTLA4 gene encoding cytotoxic T-lymphocyte protein 4 isoform X3: protein MLSILVTVGFLCTATAIVQEMEVTQPAIVLANRQGVANLVCKYKHIGNAKEIRVTLLKQTGDQFTEICASTYTSEFKTLSVEEVIQCRVSPSRNNVTLTLTGLQANDTGLYICKMERMYPPPYIMNKGNGTHLYVVDPEPCPDTAIYLWVLGSTASGLFLYSIIISAILVGKVIKRRRCLTTGVYVKMPSEKLEKKVIPFHITVN, encoded by the exons ATGCTCTCAATATTGGTCACCGTGGGCTTTCTCTGCACAGCCACTGCCATTGTCCAAG AAATGGAAGTGACTCAGCCAGCAATTGTGCTGGCCAACAGGCAAGGGGTTGCCAACTTGGTGTGTAAATACAAGCATATTGGGAATGCAAAGGAAATTCGAGTGACTCTGCTTAAACAGACAGGAGACCAGTTCACTGAAATTTGTGCTTCAACTTACACATCGGAGTTTAAAACCCTCAGTGTGGAAGAGGTCATTCAGTGCCGTGTTAGCCCTAGCCGAAACAACGTGACCCTCACCCTCACTGGCCTGCAAGCTAATGATACTGGTCTTTACATCTGCAAGATGGAGAGGATGTACCCTCCACCCTATATTATGAACAAGGGAAATGGAACGCATCTCTATGTTGTTG ATCCAGAACCTTGTCCAGACACAGCCATATATCTATGGGTATTAGGATCGACTGCCTCAGGactttttctttacagtatCATCATCTCAGCCATTCTCGTGGGCAAAGTG ATAAAGAGAAGACGATGTCTCACTACTGGGGTCTATGTGAAAATGCCTTCTGAAAAGCTAGAGAAAAAAGTGATTCCATTCCACATCACTGTTAActga
- the CTLA4 gene encoding cytotoxic T-lymphocyte protein 4 isoform X2, with protein sequence MEVTQPAIVLANRQGVANLVCKYKHIGNAKEIRVTLLKQTGDQFTEICASTYTSEFKTLSVEEVIQCRVSPSRNNVTLTLTGLQANDTGLYICKMERMYPPPYIMNKGNGTHLYVVDPEPCPDTAIYLWVLGSTASGLFLYSIIISAILVGKVVSPSTQAHPANNTPLCDGDKEKEKRTGKNTGNKCPGILLFTDAINAVTITQIERNCWSCHLDLFMAHLCCQSTRKQSAQVSRTDPWQEHPQRAK encoded by the exons ATGGAAGTGACTCAGCCAGCAATTGTGCTGGCCAACAGGCAAGGGGTTGCCAACTTGGTGTGTAAATACAAGCATATTGGGAATGCAAAGGAAATTCGAGTGACTCTGCTTAAACAGACAGGAGACCAGTTCACTGAAATTTGTGCTTCAACTTACACATCGGAGTTTAAAACCCTCAGTGTGGAAGAGGTCATTCAGTGCCGTGTTAGCCCTAGCCGAAACAACGTGACCCTCACCCTCACTGGCCTGCAAGCTAATGATACTGGTCTTTACATCTGCAAGATGGAGAGGATGTACCCTCCACCCTATATTATGAACAAGGGAAATGGAACGCATCTCTATGTTGTTG ATCCAGAACCTTGTCCAGACACAGCCATATATCTATGGGTATTAGGATCGACTGCCTCAGGactttttctttacagtatCATCATCTCAGCCATTCTCGTGGGCAAAGTGGTAAGTCCATCAACTCAGGCCCACCCTGCTAATAACACCCCTTTGTGTGATGGGgataaggagaaagaaaagagaacagggAAGAACACTGGGAACAAATGCCCTGGGATTCTCCTTTTTACTGATGCAATCAATGCTGTCACTATTACCCAAATAGAGAGAAATTGCTGGAGCTGCCATTTAGATTTGTTTATGGCTCATTTGTGTTGCCAGAGTACCAGAAAGCAGTCAGCTCAGGTCAGCAGGACTGACCCTTGGCAGGAGCACCCTCAAAGGGCTAAATGA
- the CTLA4 gene encoding cytotoxic T-lymphocyte protein 4 isoform X1, which produces MLSILVTVGFLCTATAIVQEMEVTQPAIVLANRQGVANLVCKYKHIGNAKEIRVTLLKQTGDQFTEICASTYTSEFKTLSVEEVIQCRVSPSRNNVTLTLTGLQANDTGLYICKMERMYPPPYIMNKGNGTHLYVVDPEPCPDTAIYLWVLGSTASGLFLYSIIISAILVGKVVSPSTQAHPANNTPLCDGDKEKEKRTGKNTGNKCPGILLFTDAINAVTITQIERNCWSCHLDLFMAHLCCQSTRKQSAQVSRTDPWQEHPQRAK; this is translated from the exons ATGCTCTCAATATTGGTCACCGTGGGCTTTCTCTGCACAGCCACTGCCATTGTCCAAG AAATGGAAGTGACTCAGCCAGCAATTGTGCTGGCCAACAGGCAAGGGGTTGCCAACTTGGTGTGTAAATACAAGCATATTGGGAATGCAAAGGAAATTCGAGTGACTCTGCTTAAACAGACAGGAGACCAGTTCACTGAAATTTGTGCTTCAACTTACACATCGGAGTTTAAAACCCTCAGTGTGGAAGAGGTCATTCAGTGCCGTGTTAGCCCTAGCCGAAACAACGTGACCCTCACCCTCACTGGCCTGCAAGCTAATGATACTGGTCTTTACATCTGCAAGATGGAGAGGATGTACCCTCCACCCTATATTATGAACAAGGGAAATGGAACGCATCTCTATGTTGTTG ATCCAGAACCTTGTCCAGACACAGCCATATATCTATGGGTATTAGGATCGACTGCCTCAGGactttttctttacagtatCATCATCTCAGCCATTCTCGTGGGCAAAGTGGTAAGTCCATCAACTCAGGCCCACCCTGCTAATAACACCCCTTTGTGTGATGGGgataaggagaaagaaaagagaacagggAAGAACACTGGGAACAAATGCCCTGGGATTCTCCTTTTTACTGATGCAATCAATGCTGTCACTATTACCCAAATAGAGAGAAATTGCTGGAGCTGCCATTTAGATTTGTTTATGGCTCATTTGTGTTGCCAGAGTACCAGAAAGCAGTCAGCTCAGGTCAGCAGGACTGACCCTTGGCAGGAGCACCCTCAAAGGGCTAAATGA